Proteins encoded within one genomic window of Ancylomarina subtilis:
- a CDS encoding DUF6266 family protein, with protein MGKYTQGILGPFSGKVGAVVGSSWKGVNYIKSLPGPNASNTEAQQKQRSRFKSVVSLASSLLSSLIRPVWNLVGGKMTGYNLFVKTNMPAFDESGELVNYSDFHASTGALPLPENLNIQDDADVVSGIELSWKDDSDTGVGNADDKLHLMVMTPERVHILNTASVRSDQSAEITLPVPAGNVHVYAFFGTADG; from the coding sequence ATGGGAAAATACACTCAAGGGATCCTGGGCCCATTCTCAGGAAAAGTAGGCGCCGTTGTCGGTAGCTCATGGAAAGGCGTGAATTATATCAAATCGCTTCCAGGTCCAAATGCTTCGAATACCGAAGCCCAGCAAAAACAGAGAAGCCGATTTAAGTCGGTAGTCAGTTTAGCCTCATCATTGCTGTCAAGTCTAATCCGTCCGGTATGGAATTTAGTCGGTGGCAAGATGACCGGTTACAATCTCTTTGTGAAAACCAATATGCCTGCTTTCGATGAAAGTGGAGAATTGGTGAATTATTCTGATTTTCATGCTTCCACGGGAGCTTTGCCACTTCCGGAGAATTTGAATATTCAGGATGATGCCGATGTGGTGTCGGGTATTGAATTGTCCTGGAAAGATGATAGTGATACTGGAGTCGGTAACGCCGATGATAAATTGCATCTTATGGTGATGACTCCTGAGAGAGTTCACATCTTGAATACAGCCTCAGTTCGTTCTGATCAGTCAGCCGAAATTACCTTGCCAGTTCCAGCTGGTAATGTTCATGTGTATGCATTTTTTGGAACGGCAGATGGAG